Proteins from a genomic interval of Nitrospirae bacterium CG2_30_53_67:
- a CDS encoding tRNA pseudouridine(38-40) synthase TruA encodes MERNLKLIIEYQGTRYHGWQIQPNGISIEEKIEEILERLTGQRPKVIGAGRTDAGVHAEGQTAHFKTLSSMDCKALQRGMNALLPNDIVVLNVEEAERDFHALFSAKGKTYRYVILNRAHPSVFERDRCWHISRRLDLDAMREGAMPLIGRHDFSAFQASGCCARNPVREIRGIEIHAKDGWISITVSANGFLKYMVRNIVGTLVEVGRGKMAPMDVQRILDSRDRTQAGPTAPAQGLFLVFVDYG; translated from the coding sequence ATGGAACGAAACCTGAAGCTGATTATTGAGTATCAAGGGACCCGGTACCATGGCTGGCAGATCCAGCCCAATGGGATCAGCATTGAGGAGAAGATCGAGGAGATCCTGGAAAGGCTGACCGGCCAAAGGCCCAAGGTCATAGGCGCCGGCAGGACCGATGCAGGCGTTCATGCCGAAGGACAGACCGCCCATTTCAAGACCCTGAGTTCCATGGATTGCAAGGCCCTCCAGCGGGGAATGAATGCCCTGCTGCCTAACGACATTGTGGTCCTGAACGTTGAGGAAGCCGAGAGGGATTTTCATGCCCTGTTCAGTGCGAAAGGCAAGACGTATCGGTATGTGATCCTGAACCGCGCCCACCCATCCGTTTTTGAGCGGGATCGCTGCTGGCATATCTCACGTCGTCTGGATTTGGATGCCATGAGAGAGGGGGCCATGCCTCTGATCGGCCGGCACGATTTTTCGGCATTTCAGGCTTCGGGCTGTTGCGCCAGAAACCCGGTCCGGGAAATCCGCGGAATCGAAATCCATGCGAAGGACGGTTGGATATCGATCACCGTCTCTGCGAATGGATTCTTAAAATATATGGTCCGGAATATTGTGGGAACCTTGGTCGAGGTGGGGAGGGGGAAGATGGCCCCCATGGATGTCCAGAGAATCCTTGACAGCCGGGACAGGACCCAGGCCGGTCCTACGGCTCCGGCCCAAGGGCTCTTCCTGGTCTTTGTGGACTACGGCTGA